In Juglans regia cultivar Chandler chromosome 13, Walnut 2.0, whole genome shotgun sequence, the following proteins share a genomic window:
- the LOC109012582 gene encoding putative leucine-rich repeat-containing protein DDB_G0290503: protein MSRITKWKLEKTKLKVVFRLQFNATHIPPNGWDKLFISFIPADSGKATAKTTKANVRNGTCKWADPIYETTRLLQDIKTKQYDEKFYKLVVAMGSSRSSILGEANINLADYADALKPSAVALPLHGCDSGTILHVTIQLLTSKTGFREFEQQRELRERGLETTSDQNSHYESAGRKVTSSGEIVNDLMDKINARVRFKKESQELPSLEEEVGLNEEYADSTVGFDGSSNTSESIYAEKHDVSSTNEIDSLKSTASGDLGGLSLSQSPQPEKGDHSDNRFLAQGTSDWVQGWSSDYSADNDLAIVYEENSRLRGSLEMAESSILELKLEVSALQSHADEIGVEAQKIAQQLAAEIASGEELAKEVSVMKSECSKFKDDLEQCKGSKLGPQRLESIVTDQEHVFQELHIKWLKGLLLVEDKIRELQNKAFFGSHEVDFRFLHADLEALLGVLQDVKQGTGQAMSGLNLTSVKDTREMKLHRSELVVPGTGFDADLYQPEGILHCLKIPSLVSHESDSVDSMNALKGKLFELLRELDESKAERESLARKTDQMECYYEALVQELEETQRQMMGELQNLRNEHSTCIYTISSTKVEMETMHREMNEQLIRLAKDKCDLESLGKELERRAASAEAALKRARLNYSIAVNQLQKDLELLSFQVLSMFETNENLIKHAFADSPGPVFQGFPEMVKNQKLDSEEFGTSKLLHSQHNYPGVNKENLCGDIPLEDLKRSLCLQEGLCQKIEEEVYETHLVNVYLDIFSKTLQESLREAGCEFILVKEKLEECTWQLELSTKSKELLMLRLQEALDDVHSLNDYKATCIAKCNELAQHSQILESNLQNVTHENHLLNQKITEWEALITEYKSYESTYEACTAEKLELENSLNQKTLENHKLRNDVTSFQEELRAVRTEFDGLTSEKENLEDAIKFLQDKLLNRLASCDKKCDRLSLQSESFCQDLGSKNLAGVVLQLEELHQNAFEKILQLMEEKEGLVDERDLAQVSLKTAESDNLITKQKFEHYIRAIMDKLDVSSALLQKLQLEVDIIANRVKVSSEAEERYSQQHRGLLSDLDRFEVELQQLTSQNKDLAEEILKLESVTDNLEKCKVTIATFTEEKDTLVASLEDKTEESAKLTLELNNLKEGFQSLHDELEIERSSRDELESTVLKLNLQLDEKQRQLLHYDQQKDELVHLNQMLSDLELEKTRVCHLLLTTEECLENVREECSSLETYLFEMHEFSIDTNVRLIFTRTQYDAWIGDLVQKLKSAEQQLAELHQKHVNEETVHDCRLASEACYIEEHARWSTSLDSLRLELEASNAENGVLLHRNSAITSELEKYKKVAENMEATFYMEKIQHALELERLEHELMNSEEVVDNLMFSKEELDVKYSILKTKLDEQNAYITLLEEYKDELVVLRKQCGEVNQRLAEQVLKTEEFKNLSIHLKELKDKADADCLQARGKREPEGPPFVMQESLRIAFIKEQYETKLQELKHQISISKKHSEDMLWKLQDAIDEVENRKKSESSHLKRNEELGLRILELEAELYSALSEKRELMKACDLMKAEKECSLISLECCKEEKQELEASLQKCNDDKSKYAAEISLMKDLLESSASQIKIQKDGYDRLLKGDCTHDEPIVRKLHQKNRIPGIPSSVRVSMEATPWNSTTEELFRSINYDERAIPADETGQASALMNVQHMQDILESGGEEGISSIVLVNQEDLLHTDIKHLALANDHPKAQSLKSSLDHLNKELERMKHENSLIPQDYSDVYSNFPGLQRELMLLHKANEELGSMHPSFNEFSCNGNALERVLALEIELAEALQAKKKSSIHFQSSFLRQHGDEEAVLQSFRDINELIKDMLELKGRYSSVETELKDMHDRYSQLSLQFAEVEGERQKLMMTLKNVRASKKALLLNRPSSTSLGENPS, encoded by the exons ATGTCAAGGATTACAAAGTGGAAGCTTGAGAAGACAAAATTAAAAGTTGTCTTCCGTCTACAATTCAACGCCACACAT ATTCCCCCAAATGGATGGGATAAGCTGTTTATATCTTTCATTCCTGCTGATTCTGGAAAGGCAACGGCAAAGACGACCAAGGCAAATGTGAGAAATGGGACGTGCAAATGGGCAGATCCTATTTATGAAACTACCAGACTTCTTCAAGACATAAAAACAAAGCAGTATGATGAGAAGTTCTATAAACTTGTGGTGGCAATG GGTTCTTCACGTTCCAGTATCCTTGGAGAGGCTAACATCAACCTTGCTGATTATGCCGATGCCTTAAAGCCTTCTGCTGTTGCACTGCCTCTTCATGGATGTGACTCTGGAACTATCTTACAT GTCACTATACAGCTGCTAACATCTAAAACTGGTTTCAG AGAGTTTGAGCAGCAGAGGGAACTAAGAGAGAGGGGTCTGGAGACAACTTCAGACCAAAATAGTCATTATGAATCTGCTGGTAGAAAAGTAACATCTTCTGGAGAGATTGTCAATGATCTAATGGATAAG ATTAATGCAAGAGTTAGATTCAAAAAAGAATCTCAAGAACTTCCTTCGCTTGAGGAAGAGGTTGGACTGAATGAAGAGTATGCAGACTCCACGGTTGGGTTTGATGGCTCATCCAATACTTCAGAAAGTATATATGCCGAGAAGCATGATGTGTCCAGTACAAATGAAATTGACAGCCTTAAGAGTACAGCCTCAGGCGATTTAGGTGGACTCTCCCTTAGTCAAAGTCCTCAGCCAGAGAAAGGGGACCATTCTGATAATAGATTTTTGGCCCAAGGGACCAGTGATTGGGTTCAGGGCTGGAGTTCGGACTATTCTGCAGACAATGATTTAGCAATTGTTTATGAAGAGAATAGTAGACTTAGAGGAAGCTTGGAAATGGCTGAATCTTCTATTCTCGAGCTTAAGCTGGAGGTAAGTGCGTTACAAAGCCATGCTGATGAAATAGGTGTTGAAGCACAAAAAATTGCCCAGCAACTTGCTGCAGAAATTGCTTCAGGGGAAGAGCTGGCAAAGGAAGTATCTGTGATGAAATCAGAGTGTTCAAAGTTCAAAGATGATCTTGAGCAGTGTAAAGGTTCTAAATTAGGCCCTCAACGTTTGGAATCTATTGTGACAGACCAGGAACATGTATTTCAAGAGTTACATATAAAATGGTTAAAGGGGCTTTTACTAGTGGAGGATAAGATAAGAGAGCTTCAAAACAAGGCATTCTTTGGATCACATGAAGTTGACTTCAGGTTTCTGCATGCGGACTTGGAGGCACTGCTTGGTGTTCTGCAGGATGTCAAACAAGGAACTGGACAGGCAATGTCAGGGCTCAACTTGACAAGTGTAAAGGATACCAGAGAAATGAAGTTACATAGAAGTGAGCTAGTTGTGCCAGGAACTGGGTTTGATGCTGACTTGTATCAACCAGAAGGCATCCTTCATTGTCTTAAGATTCCTAGCCTGGTGTCTCATGAATCTGATTCTGTTGATTCTATGAATGCATTGAAAGGGAAACTCTTTGAACTTCTAAGGGAGTTGGATGAGTCCAAAGCTGAACGGGAAAGCCTTGCCAGAAAAACGGACCAGATGGAATGCTACTACGAAGCTCTTGTTCAGGAACTTGAGGAAACTCAGAGGCAGATGATGGGAGAGTTGCAAAATCTCAGAAACGAGCATTCTACTTGTATATACACAATTTCATCCACTAAGGTAGAGATGGAGACTATGCACCGAGAAATGAATGAACAGCTGATAAGACTTGCTAAAGACAAGTGTGATTTGGAATCTCTTGGCAAGGAGCTTGAAAGAAGGGCTGCTTCTGCTGAAGCTGCACTCAAGAGGGCACGCCTTAATTACTCGATTGCCGTGAACCAGTTACAAAAGGACCTAGAACTGCTTTCTTTCCAGGTTCTATCTATGTTTGAGACTAATGAGAACCTTATCAAGCACGCTTTTGCAGATTCTCCTGGACCAGTCTTTCAAGGATTCCCCGAAATGGTGAAGAACCAGAAATTGGATTCAGAGGAATTTGGCACTTCCAAATTGTTGCACAGTCAGCATAACTATCCGGGGGTAAATAAAGAGAACTTGTGTGGAGATATTCCTTTAGAGGATTTGAAAAGATCACTATGCTTGCAGGAGGGGCTTTGCCAGAAGATTGAAGAAGAAGTTTATGAAACGCATTTAGTGAACGTGTACTTggatattttttccaaaactctaCAGGAGAGTTTGCGTGAAGCAGGTTGTGAATTTATACTTGTGAAAGAGAAACTGGAAGAATGTACATGGCAGCTGGAGCTTTCAACCAAATCCAAGGAGTTACTGATGCTTAGGCTGCAGGAAGCTCTGGATGATGTTCATTCTCTTAATGATTACAAAGCCACTTGCATTGCGAAATGCAATGAGTTAGCTCAGCACAGCCAAATTTTAGaatcaaatttacaaaatgTTACCCATGAAAATCATCTTCTCAATCAAAAGATTACTGAATGGGAAGCATTGATAACAGAGTACAAAAGTTATGAGAGTACATATGAGGCCTGCACTGCAGAAAAGTTAGAGTTGGAAAACTCATTGAACCAAAAGACCTTAGAAAATCACAAGCTTCGAAATGATGTTACCTCTTTTCAGGAAGAGTTAAGAGCAGTTAGAACTGAATTTGATGGGCTGACTTCTGAGAAGGAGAATCTAGAGGATGCTATCAAGTTTCTGCAAGATAAGTTGTTAAACCGGTTGGCATCTTGTGATAAAAAGTGTGATAGACTGTCTCTCCAGAGTGAATCTTTCTGTCAGGATTTGGGGTCAAAGAACTTAGCAGGTGTTGTGCTGCAATTAGAAGAGCTTCATCAGAATGCATTTGAAAAGATTCTCCAACTCATGGAAGAGAAGGAAGGTCTGGTGGATGAAAGAGATTTGGCTCAAGTGTCCTTAAAAACAGCAGAATCAGATAATTTGATCACGAAACAGAAGTTTGAACATTACATACGGGCTATAATGGATAAACTCGATGTTTCAAGTGCCCTGCTGCAAAAGCTTCAATTAGAAGTTGATATTATTGCTAACAGAGTCAAGGTTAGCTCTGAGGCTGAAGAAAGATACTCACAGCAGCACAGAGGACTCTTATCTGATCTAGACCGTTTCGAAGTTGAGCTGCAACAACTTACTTCTCAAAACAAGGATCTTGCTGAAGAAATATTGAAGTTAGAGAGTGTAACTGACAATCTTGAAAAGTGTAAGGTGACCATAGCAACATTTACGGAAGAAAAAGACACTTTAGTGGCTTCTTTAGAGGATAAAACAGAAGAATCTGCCAAGCTCACATTGGAGCTTAATAACTTGAAAGAAGGTTTTCAATCCCTGCATGATGAGTTGGAGATTGAGAGAAGCTCCAGAGATGAATTAGAGAGTACAGTTTTGAAGCTTAATTTGCAACTGGATGAGAAGCAGCGGCAGTTACTACATTATGATCAGCAGAAAGATGAGCTGGTCCATCTCAATCAAATGTTATCAGATCTAGAATTAGAAAAAACAAGAGTCTGCCATCTTTTGTTGACCACCGAGGAATGTCTTGAAAATGTTCGGGAAGAATGTTCTTCTTTggaaacttatctatttgaaatgcATGAGTTTTCAATTGATACAAATGTTAGACTCATTTTCACAAGAACTCAGTATGATGCCTGGATAGGGGATCTCGTTCAGAAACTTAAATCTGCAGAGCAGCAACTTGCTGAGCTTCACCAGAAGCATGTTAATGAAGAAACAGTACATGATTGTCGTTTAGCTAGTGAAGCCTGCTACATTGAAGAGCATGCAAGATGGTCAACAAGTCTCGACTCCTTGAGGTTGGAGTTAGAAGCCTCTAATGCTGAGAACGGAGTTCTTCTTCATAGAAATAGTGCTATAACGTCTGAACTTGAGAAGTACAAGAAGGTGGCTGAAAATATGGAGGCTACTTTCTATATGGAGAAAATTCAGCATGCTCTTGAGCTTGAAAGGCTAGAGCATGAGTTAATGAATTCTGAAGAAGTGGTTGATAACCTGATGTTCTCCAAGGAGGAACTAGACGTCAAATATTCGATACTCAAAACCAAGTTAGATGAACAGAATGCTTATATAACCTTGCTGGAAGAATATAAAGATGAACTGGTAGTGCTGAGGAAGCAATGTGGTGAGGTTAACCAGAGGCTTGCTGAGCAGGTTCTAAAGACAGAAGAGTTTAAGAACTTGTCCATCCATTTGAAGGAGCTTAAAGACAAGGCTGATGCTGATTGTCTCCAGGCTCGTGGAAAAAGGGAACCTGAAGGACCACCATTTGTCATGCAAGAGTCCTTGAGAATTGCATTTATCAAAGAACAGTATGAGACCAAGCTGCAAGAACTGAAACACCAGATTTCCATCTCCAAAAAGCATAGTGAGGACATGCTGTGGAAATTACAAGATGCAATTGATGAAGTTGAAAATAGGAAGAAATCAGAGTCTTCTcacttaaaaagaaatgaagagctGGGTTTAAGGATCTTGGAATTGGAAGCTGAGTTGTATTCAGCCCTTTCTGAAAAGCGTGAACTAATGAAGGCTTGTGACCTGATGAAGGCTGAAAAAGAGTGCTCATTAATAAGCCTTGAATGCTGCAAGGAAGAAAAGCAAGAGCTTGAAGCCTCTTTACAAAAATGTAATGATGACAAATCTAAATATGCTGCAGAGATTAGCTTGATGAAAGATTTACTAGAAAGTTCTGCATCCCAGATAAAGATTCAGAAGGATGGCTATGATAGATTGCTCAAAGGGGATTGCACACATGATGAGCCAATTGTTAGAAAGCTTCATCAGAAAAACCGAATTCCAGGCATTCCAAGTAGTGTAAGAGTAAGTATGGAGGCCACTCCTTGGAATAGTACGACTGAGGAACTGTTTCGTTCAATAAATTACGATGAACGTGCTATTCCTGCAGATGAAACTGGCCAAGCAAGTGCCCTCATGAATGTACAACACATGCAG GATATTCTTGAATCTGGAGGTGAAGAAGGTATTTCAAGTATTGTGCTTGTAAATCAGGAAGACTTGCTGCACACTGACATAAAGCATTTAGCTCTTGCCAATGATCACCCTAAAGCTCAGAGTCTAAAGTCTAGCCTGGACCATTTAAATAAGGAG TTGGAAAGGATGAAACATGAGAATTCGCTCATTCCCCAAGATTATAGTGATGTTTACTCAAATTTTCCAGGTTTACAAAGAGAACTAATGCTGTTACATAAG GCAAATGAAGAATTGGGAAGCATGCATCCTTCGTTCAACGAATTTTCTTGTAATGGTAATGCATTGGAAAGGGTACTTGCCTTGGAAATTGAACTTGCTGAAGCACTGCAGGCAAAGAAGAAATCTAGCATCCATTTTCAGAG TTCTTTCTTGAGACAGCATGGTGATGAGGAAGCAGTACTCCAAAGCTTTCGAGATATCAATGAGcttataaaagacatgttggAACTGAAGGGAAGGTATTCAAGTGTGGAGACTGAACTGAAGGACATGCATGATCGATACTCTCAACTAAGCCTTCAATTCGCCGAGGTTGAAGGAGAGAGACAGAAACTGATGATGACTCTTAAAAATGTTCGGGCATCTAAGAAGGCCCTACTCTTGAATCGCCCCTCATCAACTTCCCTTGGAGAAAATCCCTCCTAG
- the LOC109012583 gene encoding membrane-anchored ubiquitin-fold protein 6 encodes MASEDLIEVKFRLADGTDIGPSKYSPATSVASLKGKILAQWPKDKENGPRTVNDVKLINAGKILENNRTLAESRLPVGELSEGVITMHVVVRPPLSDKSSEKLQDDSPKAACCSCSIM; translated from the exons ATGGCAAGTGAAGATTTAATAGAGGTCAAATTCAGGCTAGCTGATGGCACCGACATAGGGCCGAGCAAGTACAGTCCAGCTACCTCTGTGGCATCTCTTAAAGGAAAAATACTTGCACAGTGGCCAAAAG ACAAAGAAAATGGCCCGAGAACAGTAAACGATGTGAAGCTTATCAATGCTGGAAAGATACTGGAAAATAACAGGACGCTGGCGGAGTCCAGGCTCCCAGTTGGTGAACTCTCAGAAGGTGTCATCACTATGCATGTTGTTGTGCGGCCTCCTCTTTCTGACAAGAGCAGTG AGAAACTGCAAGATGATTCTCCAAAGGCGGCCTGCTGTTCATGCTCCATCATGTAG